ATCACCGCGCAGTCACAAATTTCACAGGTATAACCTAGACCTTTAACAGGCCCCTCGCAGACAATACACACTGATTTACATCCCTTAAGACACCGAAGACTCATGGGGTGTTCATGGAAAAACTCACTGTCAAGAGTTAATTCCTCTTTCCtagaagagagagattggAGAGCACATCTCACATGAAGGCCAAAGGGACACTCTTCGCACTTGAATACAAAGTCATATAAATAACTAGAGCAGAGAGAGCACTTAAGACGATCTTCTTGGAAAATGAGAGGGTGGTCCGGATGAAGAGGGTGCACAATCTCTTGTGTCAACTTGGAACACGATGGGTGGAGCAAGAAAAGGCAGTCAGGGCAACAGTAAAAATCACCCGATATCCCTTCCCTGCAAAATCTGCAGGTGGCAGGAAACTCCAgttttgcatgaaaatatgTCAGTTGGTGGTGGTCGGAAAAATGATGGATATGATCTCGCCTATCGTCGGTGCTACAACTCTGATCATTTCGAGGAGGAGGATGCATAATGGAAACAGCACAATTCACACCGAGAATGAAACCACATTCATTACAGTTGTATGCAAAGAGACGGCGACTCCCACAGATTTCGCATCGAAAGCTAGGCTTGGAATTGACAAGCAAGGTGAGCGGGTGCTGTGGATGGAAAGGATGATTCATTATCTCTCGGGGTGCCAGAGCGCAAGATTCGTGCAGCACGAATATGCATGCACGGCAACCATAAACACGACCGGAGATACCCTCTCCGCATGCCTTGCATTCGATATAATTTGGCGCATCCGCGTGGAATGATGCAAGAGGATGGTCGTGAGCAAAGTGCTCAATCATCTCCTCCTCGTGCTTTTGCTCGTCCttatgctcttcttcttcaggagGAGGGAGAGTTGCAGCTGCACATCCCACATGTAAGTCTATCCGACAGTCAAAACATTGATACCATTTACCACGTAGCGCCTTACGGCACCCATAACAGCGTAAATTCCAGCTTGATGTGGAGAAGACAAGCGGGTGCTGTGGATGAGAGGGATGCTGAATCTCGGGAGGTAACTCGGCGCACCACTTGTGGAGGAAGAACTCGCAGTCTATGCAATGGTAGGCCGGAACGCCTTTCGAGGAGAAACCACAGATCTGGCATTCGAATCTGAAACTTTCGCTCAGCTCTTGAAAGATCAGGGCATGTTCATGGAAGGGATGCCGAAGAAGGCGGGGGGTGTTAGCAGTCATCCTTGAGAAGACACACacgaaagaaagaagaagaaacaacaACAAATAGATAGAACGCCTCAGTCAGCACTCAAAGGAATTCAGGTGTGAAAGTGAAACTGATCATGTCCCAACAGCTAGCtagattattaaatattatcaatttaatataGTGGCCGACAACACATATTGGTCCTTAGAAGTAACTTCAGGTCACAATCAAAATGACTAGCGCAGAATAAGATCGACTGTTAACAGATGCACGTGGTGAAGAAAATCTATTTTGACAAATGGATGCATGAGATCCTTGTTAGGATGAACGATATGCCAAGAGAAAGGCTCCATGTTCAATTCATGCCCTGTCCAACTCTGCTTCCATCGCGTCTGAGAGCTCCTGCCTCTTTTTCTTGAGTTCTTCAGCTCTTTCATTGACATTTCCCATTTCTTCTTCAGTTCCTCCGTCATTGCTTCTGCAATTGAAATATCTTTATCCAGTCGCTTGAGCATAAAGTCTTTCATTTGTCTACCTTTCTTAAGGTCTCTCTGAAGATGGCaatcattttatatttagtCTCATATTATGAACTCGAAAAGAAATATTCTAGGCAATATACGATGAATTGTCCaacaattttcttaatttccaAGCAAAGGTCTAGGAGTggcttctttttccttcttcacGTTTTTCCAATCACTGTTCCTTTCCCAGCTGGGATAGAAATTAAGATCGGGATGACTCAGAAAGAGTCATGGCTAGCTACTTAATGCTTTGGAAAATGTGGTGGAATTTTGGGATGTGGGGCTTACTTTGGGGATGATGCAGTCGATATCAGCAGCATAATTACACTCCTCGCAATAATAAACACCATGTTCTGGGTGCCTGAGTGTCTCGCACACGTCGCAGTATTGCTCCTCATAATCAAGTTTGTCATCAACAAATCTATCACGGAGCACCAGCGGATGGTAACTCTGGTGGAATGCGTGTTTGACAGAAGGGGGTAGTGGCATGCAACTGAAGTGAAGATTATAGTTGCACCGAACACAGCGGTAGAAGTCAATCCAGCAATAATCGTAACACACATTGCATTGCACGCTGTATGGCTTGCGGCCTATCTTTCTGAAATAGGATAGGCAATGCTCGTGACGCCGATGTTTCAGAGTCGGCCTCCTCATAGCACAATGTGCATAGAACTGGATCTTACAATAATCACAGTAAAAGGTGAGTCCCCCAGAGCTTTCCAAACATGCAAAGCAATGACTGAATTCATCGAGTGGCTTAGAAAGAAGGAGAAGCAGACGCTGTGGGTGAATAGGGTGTCGTTCTGATTCACGTGGTAGCTCAGCACAGGTTTTATGGATCGCCTTGTTGCCACAAATTTCATAGGCATAACCTAGACCTTTAACAGGCCATTCGCAGACAATACACACATATCCCTTAGTTAGACACTGAAGCCTCATGGGGTGTTTATGGAGAAGCTCACTGTTAAGAGTTAATTCCTCTTTCGTAGCAGAGAGAGATTGGAGAGCACATCCCACATGAAGGCCAAAGGGACACTCTTCACACTTGAATCCAAAGCCATGAGTATTATCAGAGCAGAGAGAGCAATTCCGAGGATCTGCTTGGCAAATGAGATGGTGGCCCGGATGAAGAGGATGCACAATCTCTTGTGTCAGCTTGGCACACGATGGGTGGAGCAAGAAAAGGCAGTCAGGGCAACAGTAAAAATCACCCGATATCCCTTCGTTGCAAACATCACAGCTCGCAAGAAGCTTAGCTTTAGCATGAAAAGTTGTCAGTTGGTGGGGGTGGGAAAAATGATGGATCTGATCTCGCCTATCGTCTGTGCTACGACTCTGATCATGATCTCGAGGAGGAGGATGCACAATGGAAACAACACATTTCACATCGAGAAGGAAATCACATTCATTACAGTTGTATGCAAACGGAGGCTTATACTCGCATACATCgcatctcatctcatctcataCTCATACTCGAGATCAGCAAGCAAGGTGAGCGGGTGCTGTGGATGGAAAGGATGATTCATTATCTCTAGGGGTGCCAGAGTGCAAGATTCGTGCAGCTCGAATATGCAGGCACGGCAACCATAAACGCGACCGGAGATACCCTCTCCGCATGCCTTGCAAGGGATCTGATTTGGCGCATCCACGTGGAAGGATGCAAGATGATGGTCGTGAGCAAAGTGCTCAATCATCTCCTCCTCATGGTGGTCCTTGTCCTCGTGCTTTTGCTCGTCCttatgctcttcttcttcaggagGAGGGAGAGCTGCAACTGCACATCCCACATGTAATTCTATATCACTGTCATCAGAGTCACCAGGGTTACCACAGGCATGACATCGATGCATATATCATGTTGCTCGTTACCACACCCATAACAACGGTCCAATGTAAAGTATCCGGAGTACAAGCGGGTGCTGTGGATGAGAGGGATGTTGAATCTTGGGAGGCAACTCGGCGCAGGATTTGTGGATGAGGAACTCGCAGCACTCTATGCAATGGTAGGCCGGACCTTTCACGGAGATTTTACAGATGTGGCATTCCAAGCTGAAATTTTTGCTCAGCTCTTGCAGGACCAGGGCATGTTCATGGAAGGGATGCTGAAGAAGGCTGGGGGTATTAGCAGCTTTTATCCttgagacaaaaaaaaagaagaagaagaagaagaaacaacaACAAATACTAAGGCGGTTTGGTTTCAGGGTTAAactaaatttgattttgattttaattttgatggtagaaaaagacaaatgaaatagtattataaatttgacttggaaaacgtgtatttttgttgtatagtgggtagagttaaaatcaaaatcataattctaaaatcacatCATGAAACCAAACTGCCCTAATAGAGCGCCTCAGTCAGATCTAAAAGGAGCAGGtgagaattatatataactattattaattcaatttattttaatattgtgGCCGgcaacatatatttttcttttcggttgaAAGAGGGGGCGGAGCCCGAATAGCCGGCAACATATATTAGTTGACTGAAAAAACGACACAGAAAAGCACAAAAATCTCTGTCCGCAGGGCAGCTAGctgttaaattaaattaaaaataatttgatcgAGAAAACCCCGAGGTCCAtgatttcttctctttcctttcATCTTATTACTCCCAACAAGCACttctcaaaattcaaatttatgtTCTCTTCCATATTAATGTTGCTTTTTATTTATGGCTCGTTTAATTtacaaatatgattttaaaatcataacttTTATCTAATTCTAcccataataaaacaaaataaatcatacaaagtcaaaaagtgGACCtcatttatatcaatttttttttcacaacaaaataaaataattcattcaaaatcaaatgatatgccccatttataccactcttttttaaaattaaaatctgattttaaaattttactttgaaatcaaacgcaactAGCCTTTCTTTTATCTTTGATTTTCTCTCTCTGGACTTTCTCATCGCATTCTATTGTGCCCATTAATAAAGAAGTAATTAGCTTATGTATTAATATCGATAGAATCAAATGAAAAAAGGATTTCATTACTACAGTTGCAGATTATGATTTATGAGGAAATAAAGTAGTCAAAATCATCATAAGATGGATATAACGCCTCATTGGACTTATCACAAAAGATTGGACATGTTACTCGTCTGTAGACGATAGTAGACATGAAACCCGTTCAATGTATGCTATTATTTATACAAAAATCAAACTTGTTTCCacttaaataaagtctcacATCCAAGTctcgtgaaaaaaaaaatcaacgttGATAAAGCTTTAACTCTTAAGAGATTGACCCAACTTGACTGAATTAATCGAAATCGATTaaattttcgaatatcaatatatacattaaaaaaaaggacaagTAAATGAAGTTCTTTATAACTCATGAGAGTGCAGAAGTACTTGCAACCCTTTATTTCCAATGATCTGGTACAATTGTCAAATGCCACGATTTCAACTATTTCaatgaaaagaaatgaagCACTAATTTGTTTGGTTCCGCAGTTGGCGCGCATGATGGCGTcaccaatattataaaatttaataaaactgGCCCAGTGATCGATatataaaatcaataaaacgggCAGCCCGACGTTGATTTTTCTATGTTATCGAGCTACTCTCAAAATGTTTTTATTAGTTTGCATACAGTGATACAACTGTTAATTtcttgaaataattaattagaatgattttcaattgaagtaattttattaattatttcttatcacacgcacatatatatatatatatatttaataagtCCAAGTCGAATTTTCACACTGTtatatcatcaaaaataaaaaataaatttctctTACTTTACCACGTTATCACTTAtgtaaaaaaactttttatcattaattatgcaatataatatatatatatatatattatttgagtATAGcccaacaaaatatatattatatatattagtcgCTATTcaggaaattttttatattgtagCAATTAAATtgcgtacatatatattggaAAAATATAGAGTTAGAAAGTAATATTAACGAgggtttataatatttatagagtTGTCATTCGCATTATGGgcaaatatattcttataatattaatcACGATCAAATTCCCGTTTATatagtattttttatttatattgtgTCGTTTTTAAATCACATACTTATATTATAGGAATTTTTTTGTTGGGTctaggaatatatatatatatatatatatatatatccgtttgagaaaaatatatgccGTTATTAATCATAACATATTGAAATATACTTATTGTCCGCCGAAATCAGAGTCTTATATTGTCggaatatatatgtttttttgctTGGGTCTagaatacatacatatatatatccatttgAAATTGATTTCTTCGATGGCACATGATAttcatgattatatatataggttcTTACACatttatgaatatatgtatataactaTACTGTTTTTTTCCTATGATACAGTATCTATAATAATAacctaaatataaatataaatatattattagaataTAGTATAACAATATGTaggtaaagatatatattatttacgaAAATAAGTATCTATGTCACACCCCATTTTCGAGTAACAAGAATGTGACTGGCCGCTCACTATAAGGTCTACAATCCCCATAGCAAGCGAAGCCATCTAGCAAACTTTACGATCCAAAGTTGTCTTTTATTAAAAACTAATAAACATAATCTCCAAATGGGTCGATACACAATGAAATTTTAAGAGTAAAAGTTCTCTAAAGCATTAAAACTCCTAATCAGTGTTATCAGATCGGATCGGACAGTTCGACCAGCCATATCGAAAACCAGACCTATGTCTGATCCGATTAGCTTGAAAActgaaaatgcataaatagaCCGGTGAACTCAAAAACTCGGACGGTTTTTAGACAAATTCATCGAATCCATATGAACTGGCCAATTACATGGGTTCATAATCCTTCAAAACCCCAGAGGAGCTTTGAATCCTTCAATTCGAGCAGAGCCTCCCCTGCTGCATCAATCTGTTGAACACTTGAACTAATCAAGCAGAGCCTCTGCTGCAGAGGAGTTTCGAGTcgagcttcctcttctccttcgagcATTAATAGCTTCGATTCGAGCTTCCTCACTATCTTTGTTGAACGGATTGAGTAGAGGAGCTTCGAGCTTCCTCTTTTCCTTCGAGCATCGCAAGATTCGCGACAGCTTCAGCTTCCTCGTCCCCTTATGTCTGTTCTCGGCTTCTCCTTGTCAACATATTCGAGCTTCCTGCTCCGCCTAATCGAAGATTAGTCAAGTTCAACCTTCTCGTTGATGTAATCAGCCCAGAATCGGGCATGGGCTCTGTCGTAGGGATTGGAAGGGAGAAGGCGAGCGGGAGCCTTATTCTTATTGTCGTCGATGTACTGGAAGATGATGATGGACTCGGAGATGGGTTTGCCGTTGTGAATGAGGACGGGTATTTTCTTGTGAATGGGGTTTATCTGGAAGAGTAGGGGACTCTTGTTCCTCAGGTCCTCCTCCTTGTACTTGAACTGGATCGAGCAAGGGTGAACGGACAGAGCAGCGAAGGAGAGTGAGGGAGTTgaggggagagagaaagaatatttttgaaaaaaaaattgggtatGTTTTCATACTAATaatgtattatataatttttaattaaatgtgCGGTTCAACCCATCGACACCGGTTGGACCCATCGAACCCGTGAACCCATACCTCGACTAGTTCAACATCCTGTCTAGTTTTGATAACACTGCTCCTAACAACACCATAATACTAAAAATACGAAAATATCTCGAACGTACTATATCCTCTTAGCAATTTGGTCATTGAACCTCCTAATGCCTTAGCTCTCATATTCTCCTCAATCCAAATATGGGGTAAAAATTATAAAGGGATGAGCAATCCACATGCTTAGTAAGTAATCAAAACTAACTCCTACCGGATCAAGCATCATATAAAAATCTTATTACAAGCAATTATATTTAATCACTTTGCATACAGTATAAGATTTATACCAATATAACTGTAAACTTAGAActcaaaataaatgaatattttgAAGATAGAATTCATGGAAATTAAACACTAGTATCActttcaattaatattttatatcaaGTAATTCAATAGTTCGATCATTGtctatttttgtaaaataatatCACATACCAAATGAGTTCAATAATTCGAtcaacaaatatttttataaacgaattatcaaaataaatcaattaaaccAATAAATCATGTCAAAATATTGCTTTCAAACACATTCATATAACATAGATTTACTTATTCAAAATGTTGATATCAAAACATTGCTCATTGTCTTAAGCACTACAGTGACATTTTATCATGTCACGCGGACCCGCTATACATTTTCCAGTTTAACCGTTGGTAACGGTTCACTATACCAATTTATATCTCGCTAGTAACGGTCACTAATGCCAATTTACATCCCGCTAGCAACGATCACTATGCCAATTTATATCCCGCTAGCAACGGTCACTAATAGTATCGCGATGCCCGAAACGTAGTAGACAGATGAGCCTTATAACAGAATAAATCTAGTAATTTCATATCCAATAAATCCCATAATTTTGAATACCTTTAGGTCATTATAAATATGCCAATAATCCAAATAGTTCATATGTTAAAAggtatttcaaatattttttccaaaaatcataaataacaaTTCCATTTCCATACAATTTCATATACTCAAAAGAATATCAAATGGCATACTTGAACCAATTTCAGTTAAATTAATATCATATACCAATAAGTTTCGATACTTGAtcctaattttaaaaatcacaaATCATTTCGTgctcaaataaaataataaattttttaatattatagcATTTCATAATTCGATGACATGCATAGAAATTCTATTTCGTTATTTCGCAAACAATAGAAATGAGTCCGGGTTACTTACCTCTACTATCCTCGAATTGTCAGCTCACAGATGAAGATCCATATTAGGAAATAGACCTATAATTGAAGTATAGCATCACTACTAATATTCAACTTTTAATGTAGCTTATGGTCCGAAAACTTCATCAACTAAAAAACCCCTATTTGCCGGTAAAGGGTCATAACTCCATATAAACAATTTAGGATGTTTGAAAacataatttatcaaaattcaacattttttaaaatcaatatTATGGTTCAAGATCcaaacttttgaaaaattagtGTTTTCAACTTAAAATACCGAAACAGACTTAATCGATACCAGTATAAGTGCATTTCTAAtacaaaaattcttttataattttttggaaataaaagCAGAAAACCTATGTGTATGTTTTAGCTCTCATGAGGCCAAAAACCTAACACTTTCcatttatttccaaaaatacGTTGAATACTTATATTTCCagaaaaattctagaaaattaCTGAAATATAGGAAATTGAAATACAAGTTATTAGCCGCAAAAATcagtaaaaattgaaattggaGCGCGTCATAGAAACGAACAGCTCTGGACCGCCTATTGGGCTATCCAGAGCTATTACAATCTATGGGTATATCTTTTGAGAAACTCATCTTTTATataatcataaatatatatatatatatatacatatatatgggaACATATACAGTTTTGAAATAGAGTTCTAATTACGATTTAGGGTGCGTTTGGAAAcagagtttgattttgattttaattttaattctggaaaaggacaaatgagattatattataaatttgacttgggaaacgtgtgtttttgttgtgtagtgggtagagttaaaatcaaaatcatgattctaaaattaaattccGTTTCCAAACGGATCCTAATTGTGCTACTCTTTTCATgtaaaaattttttatatattatcacaaaaaaattatatatggtTATAAACCTTTTATTCTCCTCCTctccaatttttcttttcttggttgAACTTTGATTTGGTGAATCAATTACTTCTAATGCAAATTTGAAGTTGGTTTCTtcaatattgattttttttgcaaGATCTTTTTTTCCAGTTCTACGTCGGGTGTTGCTTCAATAATTATAAGACTTttctaatttctattttttaatgcaaatttaaaattatttcttcgATATTGATTGTTCCAACATGATACTTACTCCAGATCCACTACAGGTGCCGCTTCAGTAATTGTAAGTCttttatgatttctattttttaatgtGAATTTGAAATTGATTTCTTCGATATGGTTTATTTTGATAGGATGTTTATTCTAGCTCTACTACTGGTTTCGATTCAATAATTATAAGCGTTTTATGATTTCTATATCTTCAATATTCTTTAATATTCTTATAACATAATTCATGAATTTTGAGTttaatagtttattttattatttattcttatttttggGTTGAACTATGATTTCGAATGAAACTTTTAATACAAATTTGAAACTGATAGTTTTACAATATATGTCATAGCACAACGTTTTGTTTTTGtatcaattttatcacaactttttaaaattacactatatagCATATCGTTTAGAGTGTAGTGTCAATTATGGCACAACGTcaaattttttgtaaaaattaaatggaagGCTGATGTGACGCACCCCGAGAATAAATAGTGAGCCCAGACACTTGCCACAtgcaaaataactcatatttCGGCCCGCCCAATGCCCTTTCACCCACTCAACTCTCTCACCATCAATACCTGAATCTCATTCCCACTTCTTCATAGATCTTCCACGTCACTGTAACTCCAAATTTCTCTTTAGTTCAGCGCTTTACCCTTTCTCTCCCTTTTCACCCACGAGCTTgccaatctctctcttcacacttttccctcttttgttcccataaaaaaaacaaattaaggtTTACATTTCATTTGATAGGTATGAGCTTCCCTTCTCTTTCTAACAATTTTTCATCTCTTATTCACTATATAAACTACAATAAGTTCAAtgtgttattttttattttattttattgatggCATGGTTATTTTCAGAAAGAGTAATTATGTATGTAAAGAGGCGGGAATGAGATTCGAGTATTAACGGTGAGGGAGTCGGATGGGTAAAAAGGGTACCGTGCTGATTGGAATATGAATTATTCCCCTTGTGGCAAGAGTCTGGACTCACTATTTATGAACATGTGCCCCACATCgattttctatttaattttcatgaaaaatttaagATCATGCCATAATTGACACTATACCTTaaatattatgttatatagtgtaattttaaattgttgtgataaaattgataCAAAAGCATAAATATAGTGCTgtgacatatatttttcccttttatggAAGACTATGGTTGTTCGTGAATTGGAAAACTCATCATCTTAAGCTTCTTTGCTTGCATAGTGTCTATTTCTGGTTCTATTTTATGTAACGGCTACCATAAATCCGCTTTTCTGCAAGGCAAAGCACCCGAGACTCCAGGAGAATCTGGATAAGAAGAACAAAAGCATCTATCTTTGAATTGAGAACCTTGCAAAGAAGTACGGATGTAGTCCGGCACAACTGGGACTAGCTTGGGTTCTCGAACAAGACGATGATGTCGTTCCGATTCCCAGTAATCAATCTATAaccaaacttttttttttcattacgcCTTATACCACCTTATGGTAGGGAACAACGTGAAGCTTCTTCTGATTTTTCACATCTAACCGACCCAAAATGCAGAAAAGTTTTTCCATTGTCATATGATGACAGCAGCGGGTCTGAGACGCACCtcttatttgaatttttaggcTATTTGCGGGGACAACTAAGATGAGTTCTGTGAGGTTGAAATTGACTGAAGACACATGAAAGAGATTTCTGATGCCGCGCCTCTCAACGAGGTGGCTGGTGACAAAACCTTCGAATTCATGGCTCGTATGACATGGAAAGATGCCTAACGCTCCAAAGCTTACATCTAATAACGTCCCAAATGTTCCGAGAGTTTTCAGACCGAGAAGTATCAAATCGCGAGACAAGTGATAtgatttgatttcttctttttgctaATTGTATGCTGAAGCCGTACAACGCTAAACCCCGAATTTGATTGCATTTCAATCCAACTGGAACACACCTATAACTCGTATACCATTTACCAGGTTTCGCTGCAACAGAGATTTCTTCAGCAAATGCGACTAGACATCTTGAATACTCATAACAGGAAGGGCACTAGCGCGACgcgattataaaaaaaaaaaatggcataCAGGTCCGATGAAGAGTATTCAAGAAGAATAGGATAAGTTTTCATCTAAAGAACAAAGAAATCCTGGATTTTGACTGCAATTACTGCGATTGCTGGCCGCCGGTCGACCATTCATCCTTAGTCTTACCAAAGTGCGTATGCTCATACGTCAAAAAACCTCTCTTCTTTGGAAGAGAGGAAAGAACAGGAAAATCAATCCAATCGAAATTATTATATGCTCTAAAATGCAATCTACTAAAATAATCGTATCGCACCGATGATGTTCGTCTCGTCCGAATCTCATGACTCATATTATAAATTCTTACGCATGAATCGTGTTGGTTTTTTATTAAGGTGGAATCAGATTTTTTGCACTTACcggatttttttttaggggGCTAAGAGGATATATGTGTTTTAATGATGAAGTTCAATCAATGTCGAATCTCATACCTAAATATATGAATCTTATTATGAATTCTTACAAACGAAATTAGATATCCGTCAAATCTCATAGATAATACTTGAATAGTATGATGAATTCTTAGTTACGAGATCATCCTATGATGAATCAtccgatgattttcttttcctccctCGTTCACTGTCCTTAGAATGGTGGGCCAGTCGACAATGATGAGTAAGAGGAATTTTCTCGCCTGTCTGTCTCGAAAGAGTTGGAAAATATTGGTGAGTTTcattttaaagttaaaataattttaattttgatagtaaaaaatgataaataattatgtagtatgttgagttaaatttaaaattaaaat
The sequence above is drawn from the Punica granatum isolate Tunisia-2019 chromosome 5, ASM765513v2, whole genome shotgun sequence genome and encodes:
- the LOC116209312 gene encoding uncharacterized protein LOC116209312 encodes the protein MRCDVCEYKPPFAYNCNECDFLLDVKCVVSIVHPPPRDHDQSRSTDDRRDQIHHFSHPHQLTTFHAKAKLLASCDVCNEGISGDFYCCPDCLFLLHPSCAKLTQEIVHPLHPGHHLICQADPRNCSLCSDNTHGFGFKCEECPFGLHVGCALQSLSATKEELTLNSELLHKHPMRLQCLTKGYVCIVCEWPVKGLGYAYEICGNKAIHKTCAELPRESERHPIHPQRLLLLLSKPLDEFSHCFACLESSGGLTFYCDYCKIQFYAHCAMRRPTLKHRRHEHCLSYFRKIGRKPYSVQCNVCYDYCWIDFYRCVRCNYNLHFSCMPLPPSVKHAFHQSYHPLVLRDRFVDDKLDYEEQYCDVCETLRHPEHGVYYCEECNYAADIDCIIPKRDLKKGRQMKDFMLKRLDKDISIAEAMTEELKKKWEMSMKELKNSRKRGRSSQTRWKQSWTGHELNMEPFSWHIVHPNKDLMHPFVKIDFLHHVHLLTVDLILR
- the LOC116209311 gene encoding uncharacterized protein LOC116209311; amino-acid sequence: MTANTPRLLRHPFHEHALIFQELSESFRFECQICGFSSKGVPAYHCIDCEFFLHKWCAELPPEIQHPSHPQHPLVFSTSSWNLRCYGCRKALRGKWYQCFDCRIDLHVGCAAATLPPPEEEEHKDEQKHEEEMIEHFAHDHPLASFHADAPNYIECKACGEGISGRVYGCRACIFVLHESCALAPREIMNHPFHPQHPLTLLVNSKPSFRCEICGSRRLFAYNCNECGFILGVNCAVSIMHPPPRNDQSCSTDDRRDHIHHFSDHHQLTYFHAKLEFPATCRFCREGISGDFYCCPDCLFLLHPSCSKLTQEIVHPLHPDHPLIFQEDRLKCSLCSSYLYDFVFKCEECPFGLHVRCALQSLSSRKEELTLDSEFFHEHPMSLRCLKGCKSVCIVCEGPVKGLGYTCEICDCAVIHKTCAELPRESERQPIHPQHLLLLLSKPLDKSSPCFACQESSGGFTFCCDYCKIQFHAHCAMRRQTLKHQRHEHSLSYFDKIGCELYSAQCNVCYDDCRIDFYRCVPCNYNLHFSCMSLPPSVKHEFHFHPLVLRDRVVDEYYDYKEQYCDVCETLRNPEHGVYYCEECNYDAHIDCVIPKGDLERGRQMKDLMLKLKLKQLDKDISIAEAKMEELKKKWEMSMEELEELKKKKRELSGAMEAELDRA